One Chlorobaculum limnaeum genomic window carries:
- a CDS encoding YecA family protein, whose amino-acid sequence MLQSERAHQPLSEEELNMLEAFLASPEAPEECMNSLEMIDGFLTAIVIGPEVVPEHRWIKYMLDPENLRENLFNSPEDEAQITELLNRHVNAIDAQFENEPEGFLPIYEMFSYSEEEERQIAIEEWALGFILGMELCHEAWQPLFSDESTAMLAGPLFVLGKVTDDYDKMSQEEKDQMIDMLDESIIGIYAFWQQQAGEE is encoded by the coding sequence ATGCTGCAATCAGAACGCGCCCATCAACCGCTCTCCGAAGAGGAGCTGAACATGCTCGAAGCGTTCCTCGCCTCCCCGGAGGCTCCCGAGGAGTGCATGAACTCTCTCGAAATGATCGATGGCTTTCTGACCGCCATTGTCATCGGGCCAGAGGTTGTCCCTGAGCACCGGTGGATAAAGTACATGCTCGATCCCGAAAATCTGCGGGAAAATCTTTTCAATTCGCCGGAAGACGAAGCGCAGATCACCGAGCTTCTCAACCGGCATGTCAACGCCATCGACGCCCAGTTCGAGAACGAACCGGAAGGGTTCCTGCCGATCTACGAAATGTTCAGCTACTCCGAAGAGGAGGAGCGCCAGATCGCCATCGAGGAGTGGGCGCTCGGCTTCATCCTCGGCATGGAGCTGTGCCACGAAGCCTGGCAGCCGCTCTTCTCCGACGAATCCACTGCCATGCTCGCCGGACCGCTCTTTGTGCTCGGTAAAGTGACTGATGACTACGACAAAATGTCGCAGGAAGAAAAAGATCAAATGATCGACATGCTCGACGAATCGATAATCGGCATCTACGCCTTCTGGCAGCAGCAGGCCGGTGAAGAATAA
- the recC gene encoding exodeoxyribonuclease V subunit gamma — MLEIYTGNRLETLVSAFGEMATVTPLASPFDREWIVVQSRGMQRWLSMRLAEQFGVWAGAEYPFPNALIQKLFEWLGLSEKTAGESFSKEAICWSLVRLLPGLLEGDSFAPLRGYLDGDRDGLKLFQLCGRIADTFDQYTLFRPDLLAAWEAGGDDAARDWQPELWRALVAEIAGKHRGQLQAEFLRKVKGARLPDDFPKRVSLFGVSYMPPYHVEMLQALAARIPVNLFLLSPTQEFWTDIVSRRRLFRMSESERALSMEGNPLLASLGKSGREFAELLLDVGNVEDEYDLYDDPGTGTLLRALQSDMLNLRGDGTEERHPAPAMDDRSVQVHSCHNPLREVEVLHDNLLDLLDRAAGLEPRDIVVMTPDIETYAPYIATVFGASGPGEPRLPHSIADRRMLNEGGVAPAMLKLLELYGSRHTAPVLFDLLSSPPVSRRFRLGDEELGTVRRWIEQTRIRWGMDERSRGKLGLPPFRENSWRAGLERLLLGYAMPDEGQLFDGVLPFEVGGVAGDAETLGKLADFIDAVDQLSKRFSRPRPLGEWREHFLWMLDSFIEADDDSARELAHVKAEIDRLSALAENSRFDGEISAQVMLAWLRGRLEQFEMGLGFMTGGITFCAMLPMRSIPFRVVAMIGMNDGAFPRQQRPPGFDLLAREPRKGDRSVRGDDRYLFLESILSARDVLYLSYVGQSVRDNTPLPPSVLVSELLDAVERGFEFPEGDDAASRLVVQHRLQGFSPAYFTPDAKLFSYSADNFRALVGRNSLSAKPFIEKPLDGFTDEERTVTLDDLARFFANPAAYFLERRLGLKPSAAAEPLDEREPFEAVGLERYAMRQELLEALLEGGDGRAMLLLFRSRGLLPPAAHGELLFRKILAEVEEFAAKVQELKGGGAFCQLDLDLDIGGFRLTGTLDHLMPNGQLLYRCARMRAQDRLRSWLLHLALHAVEKDVTSETRIVTLDRSIRYRPVEGATERLEALLDLYREGLSEPLPFFPLASLAWAEKSDKPEAERRKAALGEWLDGFGGREGEGSDPAIRRCFGEEPPFGERFAAIAEALLQPMIEHGGKG, encoded by the coding sequence GTGCTTGAGATTTACACCGGCAACCGGCTCGAAACGCTCGTTTCGGCGTTCGGCGAAATGGCTACGGTCACGCCGCTCGCGTCGCCCTTCGACCGTGAGTGGATCGTCGTGCAGAGCCGGGGCATGCAGCGGTGGCTCTCGATGCGGCTCGCCGAGCAGTTCGGCGTTTGGGCGGGGGCGGAGTACCCGTTCCCGAATGCGCTGATCCAGAAGCTTTTCGAGTGGCTGGGGCTGTCGGAGAAAACAGCGGGCGAGAGCTTCTCCAAAGAGGCGATCTGCTGGAGCCTCGTGCGCCTGTTGCCGGGCTTGCTCGAAGGCGACTCGTTCGCGCCGCTGCGAGGCTACCTCGATGGCGACCGCGATGGGCTGAAACTTTTCCAGCTCTGCGGGCGCATTGCCGACACCTTCGACCAGTACACGCTGTTTCGCCCTGATCTGCTCGCCGCGTGGGAGGCGGGCGGCGACGATGCTGCCCGCGACTGGCAGCCGGAGCTGTGGCGCGCGCTCGTCGCGGAAATTGCGGGCAAGCATCGCGGCCAGCTCCAGGCGGAGTTTCTCAGGAAGGTGAAGGGTGCCCGGTTGCCTGACGATTTTCCGAAGAGGGTTTCGCTCTTCGGCGTTTCGTACATGCCGCCTTATCACGTCGAGATGCTTCAGGCGCTGGCCGCGCGGATTCCGGTCAACCTGTTTCTGCTGAGCCCGACGCAGGAGTTCTGGACGGACATCGTTTCGCGGCGGCGGCTCTTCCGCATGAGCGAGAGCGAGCGGGCGCTGAGCATGGAGGGCAATCCGCTGCTCGCCTCGCTCGGCAAAAGCGGGCGCGAGTTCGCTGAACTGCTGCTTGACGTGGGCAATGTCGAGGACGAGTATGACCTCTACGACGACCCCGGCACTGGTACGCTGCTCCGCGCCTTGCAGTCCGACATGCTCAATCTGCGCGGCGACGGCACCGAGGAGCGGCATCCGGCTCCAGCCATGGACGACCGCTCGGTGCAGGTGCACTCGTGCCACAATCCGCTACGCGAGGTCGAGGTGCTGCACGACAACCTGCTCGACCTGCTCGACCGCGCGGCAGGCCTCGAACCGCGCGACATCGTGGTGATGACGCCCGACATCGAGACCTACGCCCCCTACATCGCCACCGTGTTCGGCGCCAGCGGCCCAGGGGAGCCGCGCCTGCCGCACTCCATCGCCGACCGCCGGATGCTCAACGAGGGGGGCGTCGCCCCGGCGATGCTCAAGCTGCTCGAACTCTACGGCAGCCGCCACACCGCGCCCGTGCTCTTCGACCTGCTTTCGTCGCCGCCGGTGAGCCGCCGCTTCCGGCTTGGCGACGAAGAACTCGGCACGGTGCGCCGCTGGATCGAACAGACGCGCATCCGCTGGGGCATGGACGAGCGCTCACGCGGAAAGCTAGGGCTGCCGCCCTTCCGCGAGAACTCGTGGCGGGCCGGGCTGGAGCGGCTACTGCTCGGCTATGCGATGCCGGATGAGGGGCAGCTCTTCGATGGCGTCCTGCCGTTTGAGGTCGGTGGGGTCGCTGGCGACGCCGAAACGCTCGGCAAGCTCGCGGACTTCATCGACGCCGTCGATCAGCTCTCGAAGCGCTTCAGTCGCCCGCGACCGCTCGGCGAGTGGCGGGAGCACTTTCTCTGGATGCTCGACAGCTTCATCGAGGCCGACGATGATTCGGCGCGCGAGCTGGCGCACGTCAAGGCGGAGATCGACCGGCTCAGCGCGCTGGCGGAAAACTCGCGGTTCGACGGCGAAATTTCGGCGCAGGTGATGCTCGCCTGGCTACGCGGGCGGCTCGAACAGTTCGAGATGGGCCTCGGCTTCATGACCGGCGGTATCACCTTCTGCGCGATGCTGCCGATGCGCAGCATTCCCTTCCGCGTGGTGGCGATGATCGGCATGAACGACGGCGCATTCCCGCGCCAGCAGCGCCCGCCGGGCTTCGACCTGCTCGCCCGAGAGCCGCGCAAGGGCGACCGCTCCGTGCGGGGCGACGACCGCTACCTCTTCCTCGAATCGATCCTTTCGGCCCGCGACGTGCTCTACCTGAGTTACGTCGGCCAGAGCGTGCGCGACAATACGCCACTGCCGCCATCGGTGCTGGTGAGCGAGCTGCTCGACGCCGTCGAGCGCGGCTTCGAGTTCCCGGAGGGCGACGATGCCGCGTCACGCCTCGTCGTCCAGCACCGGCTTCAGGGCTTCAGCCCGGCTTATTTTACGCCTGATGCCAAGCTTTTCAGCTACTCGGCGGACAACTTCCGGGCGCTCGTGGGGCGCAATTCGCTCTCTGCCAAACCGTTTATCGAGAAGCCACTCGACGGTTTCACAGACGAAGAAAGGACGGTCACGCTCGACGATCTCGCCCGCTTTTTCGCCAATCCGGCAGCGTACTTTCTCGAACGGCGTCTCGGCCTGAAACCCTCGGCAGCAGCGGAACCACTCGACGAGCGCGAGCCGTTCGAGGCGGTGGGACTCGAACGCTACGCGATGCGGCAGGAGCTTCTCGAAGCGTTGCTCGAAGGCGGCGACGGGCGAGCGATGCTGCTGCTCTTCCGGTCACGCGGCCTGCTGCCGCCAGCGGCGCACGGCGAGCTGCTCTTCCGAAAGATTCTCGCCGAGGTCGAGGAGTTCGCCGCGAAGGTGCAAGAGCTGAAGGGCGGCGGCGCGTTCTGCCAGCTCGACCTCGATCTCGACATCGGTGGCTTCCGCCTCACCGGAACGCTCGACCACCTGATGCCAAACGGCCAACTGCTCTATCGTTGCGCCAGAATGCGCGCGCAGGATCGCCTCCGCTCGTGGCTCCTGCACCTCGCCCTTCACGCCGTCGAAAAAGACGTGACGAGCGAAACGCGCATCGTCACGCTCGACCGCTCGATTCGCTATCGCCCGGTCGAGGGCGCGACGGAACGGCTCGAAGCGCTGCTCGACCTCTACCGCGAAGGACTTTCGGAGCCGCTGCCATTCTTCCCCCTCGCCTCGCTCGCTTGGGCCGAAAAGAGCGACAAGCCGGAGGCTGAACGCCGCAAAGCCGCGCTTGGCGAGTGGCTCGACGGCTTCGGCGGACGAGAAGGCGAGGGGAGCGACCCGGCCATCCGCCGCTGCTTCGGCGAAGAACCGCCCTTCGGCGAGCGTTTCGCCGCCATTGCCGAAGCATTGCTGCAACCGATGATCGAGCATGGAGGGAAGGGATGA
- a CDS encoding HTH domain-containing protein encodes MDAKTTILEVLKKEGEPMSAGQIAEKSGLDRKEVDKAMKSLKEEELIVSPKRCYWTPKA; translated from the coding sequence ATGGATGCGAAAACCACCATTCTCGAAGTGCTGAAAAAAGAGGGCGAACCGATGAGCGCGGGGCAGATCGCCGAAAAGAGCGGACTTGACCGCAAAGAGGTCGACAAGGCGATGAAGAGCCTCAAGGAGGAGGAGCTGATCGTTTCGCCGAAACGCTGCTACTGGACGCCCAAAGCCTGA
- a CDS encoding LapA family protein, which translates to MPTLYLIVALLIAVVAVIFALQNSMLVTISFFSWTVTGSFSLVLLATLAIGVLIGLLVLAPNLLRKTFKSSSQRKRIDALENEVSQHKAKFAELQKPVPTLSTPDSQQLPQSLKKDGDGDDKY; encoded by the coding sequence ATGCCAACACTCTATTTAATCGTCGCGCTTCTCATCGCTGTGGTGGCTGTAATATTTGCGTTGCAAAACTCGATGCTTGTCACCATTTCATTTTTCAGCTGGACCGTCACCGGCTCTTTTTCGCTCGTTTTGTTGGCGACGCTTGCCATCGGCGTGCTGATTGGTCTTCTCGTGCTCGCCCCGAATCTGCTCAGGAAAACCTTCAAATCATCCAGTCAGCGCAAACGCATCGATGCGCTTGAAAATGAAGTCAGCCAGCACAAAGCTAAATTTGCAGAACTTCAGAAACCTGTTCCGACTCTTTCGACGCCCGACTCGCAGCAACTACCGCAATCATTGAAAAAAGATGGAGATGGAGACGATAAGTATTGA
- the recB gene encoding exodeoxyribonuclease V subunit beta produces the protein MAGLLNILDHAAVALSGINLIEASAGTGKTWAIASLYLRLLVERELRPEQILVVTFTEAATQELRARIRRRIREALDVMRGESADDEFLVVLRDRAEESGSTEQAAQLLEAALAGFDMASIFTIHGFCLRALQDHAFESGALYDTELMDDQSALAGQVIDDFWRERFFGSANRLLAYALLKKWTPDSLAVFLRSLQLSERDVVLPLYGEVEIARIEGEAQAAFDEICRIWRDEREALTDLLWTSKALSRAEKFYRDDKVEPLLSALEEFAAGGNPFALFDGFEKLTKSGITAGLKKNATPLNHSLFDACERLQSAANERLLALKSELVAFYRQRLPERKKEGNIRFFDDLLIDLYLALTDGPEAAALAEALRNRYRAALIDEFQDTDPVQYDIFRRIYAGSDAPLFLIGDPKQAIYSFRGADIFAYLQAASDVGEERRFTLNANWRSVPRLLDGFNRLFDEARQPFVFDDIPSPPLVAGRDVVDESAAPPLEICLLDGGKEEGSMNSGDAAQFAAEACASMVAEAIGGGEDASGIAVIVRTHRQARQMQAALRKAGIVSVMRSDESVFASIEAEEVRILVTALADPGREPLVRAALVTPLFGLNGSDIARLNADENAWAARLQEFRDYHRLWRERGFMVMARELMRREGVRERLLATVGASGERALTNVLHCFELLHREAHVHGLGMESLVAWFSERVATRETGEEYQIRLESDEAAVKIVTAHVSKGLQYPVVFCPFQFGGSNGSGEVVLCHDDAGRMVRDFGSSSIARHRAAAARETLAENLRLFYVALTRAEERCIFFTARIVDGRKSGKPPQLTPASYLLYASDDTRQSAEPVAEAVQELQAIGTDEMAQKLQAMAEESGGAMQVRRLSFGDDFRVSVPPASSTERPALVLRQFERRLDTDWRIASFTTLSRHKHMAFELPDRDENLPEPATAPVALPEADRSIFAFPKGAGAGILMHSIFETLDFATVSDADIDAACMTALDRYGFDQEWQPALASMTREVLATPLSSPGGPFTLGGLKARTWFTELEFFFPLRRITAPELAEVLAKHGVIPAGTDPAAALQALDFAPVKGLLMGFMDMVFEAQGRFWLLDWKSNHLGNSVEEYRRDRLGKAMQENLYRLQYLLYTVALDRYLALRVPGYRYETHFGGAIYVFLRGVSSERGEQFGFYRDLPPAELIRELSELLVETGKGESEG, from the coding sequence ATGGCCGGATTACTAAACATTCTCGACCACGCCGCCGTGGCGCTCTCCGGCATCAACCTCATCGAGGCGAGCGCGGGCACCGGCAAGACCTGGGCCATCGCCTCGCTCTACCTGCGGCTGCTCGTCGAGCGGGAGCTGCGCCCCGAACAGATTCTCGTCGTCACCTTCACCGAAGCCGCCACGCAGGAGCTTCGCGCGCGAATCCGCCGCCGCATCCGCGAGGCGCTCGACGTGATGCGCGGCGAAAGCGCGGATGATGAATTTCTCGTCGTCCTGCGCGACCGCGCCGAAGAGTCCGGATCGACCGAACAGGCCGCTCAACTGCTCGAAGCGGCGCTTGCCGGGTTCGACATGGCTTCGATCTTCACGATCCACGGCTTTTGTCTGCGGGCGTTGCAGGATCACGCCTTCGAGAGCGGGGCCCTCTACGACACCGAGCTGATGGACGACCAGTCCGCGCTTGCCGGGCAGGTGATCGACGATTTCTGGCGTGAGCGCTTTTTCGGAAGCGCCAACCGCCTGCTCGCCTATGCCTTGCTGAAAAAGTGGACGCCGGACAGCCTCGCGGTGTTTCTCCGATCCTTGCAGCTCTCGGAGCGCGACGTGGTGCTTCCGCTTTATGGCGAAGTGGAGATCGCGCGGATCGAGGGCGAGGCGCAGGCGGCGTTCGACGAGATTTGCCGGATATGGCGTGACGAGCGGGAAGCTTTGACGGATTTGCTGTGGACGAGCAAGGCGCTGAGTCGTGCGGAAAAATTTTATCGGGATGACAAGGTCGAACCGTTGCTGTCGGCGTTGGAGGAGTTTGCGGCGGGCGGGAATCCTTTCGCGCTTTTCGACGGCTTCGAGAAGCTGACCAAATCCGGCATCACGGCAGGCCTGAAGAAAAACGCTACACCGCTCAATCATTCGCTCTTCGATGCCTGCGAGCGGCTGCAATCGGCGGCGAATGAGCGGTTGCTGGCGCTGAAATCCGAACTGGTCGCCTTCTACCGCCAGCGGCTGCCAGAGCGTAAAAAAGAGGGGAACATCCGCTTCTTCGATGATCTCCTCATCGATCTCTATCTCGCGCTCACCGACGGCCCCGAGGCTGCCGCGCTGGCCGAGGCGTTGCGCAACCGCTACCGGGCGGCGCTGATCGACGAGTTTCAGGACACCGATCCGGTGCAGTACGACATCTTCCGGCGCATCTACGCCGGTTCGGACGCCCCGCTGTTCCTCATCGGCGACCCCAAGCAGGCGATCTACAGTTTCCGGGGGGCGGACATTTTCGCCTATCTGCAAGCGGCGAGCGACGTTGGCGAGGAGCGCCGATTCACGCTCAACGCAAACTGGCGCTCCGTGCCCCGGCTGCTCGACGGCTTCAACCGCCTTTTCGACGAAGCTCGTCAGCCATTCGTCTTCGACGACATCCCCTCGCCACCGCTCGTGGCGGGCCGTGACGTTGTCGATGAATCCGCCGCGCCACCACTCGAAATCTGCCTGCTCGATGGCGGCAAGGAGGAGGGGAGCATGAACAGTGGCGACGCTGCGCAGTTCGCAGCGGAGGCGTGCGCCTCGATGGTGGCCGAAGCGATTGGCGGAGGCGAGGATGCGAGCGGCATCGCGGTGATCGTGCGCACGCACCGGCAGGCCCGGCAGATGCAGGCCGCGCTTCGCAAGGCGGGCATCGTCTCGGTGATGCGCAGCGACGAGAGCGTTTTCGCCTCCATCGAGGCCGAGGAGGTGCGCATTCTCGTGACGGCGCTCGCCGATCCGGGGCGCGAGCCGCTCGTGCGGGCAGCGCTCGTCACGCCGCTTTTCGGGCTGAACGGCAGCGACATCGCCCGCCTCAACGCCGATGAAAACGCCTGGGCCGCGCGATTGCAGGAGTTCCGCGACTACCACCGACTCTGGCGGGAGCGTGGCTTCATGGTGATGGCCCGCGAGCTGATGCGCCGCGAAGGGGTGCGCGAGCGACTGCTGGCCACGGTGGGAGCCTCCGGCGAGCGGGCGCTGACCAACGTGCTGCACTGCTTCGAGCTGCTGCACCGCGAGGCGCACGTGCACGGCCTCGGTATGGAGAGCCTCGTGGCGTGGTTCAGCGAGCGCGTGGCGACGCGCGAAACCGGCGAGGAGTACCAGATTCGCCTCGAAAGCGACGAAGCGGCGGTGAAAATCGTCACGGCGCACGTCAGCAAGGGGTTGCAGTACCCGGTGGTTTTCTGCCCGTTCCAGTTCGGCGGCAGCAACGGCAGCGGCGAAGTGGTGCTGTGCCACGACGACGCGGGGCGGATGGTGCGCGATTTCGGATCCTCGTCCATCGCCCGTCACCGCGCAGCCGCCGCGCGGGAGACGCTCGCCGAGAACCTGCGACTCTTCTACGTCGCCCTGACGCGGGCCGAAGAGCGCTGCATCTTCTTTACCGCCCGCATCGTCGATGGCCGCAAAAGCGGCAAACCGCCACAGCTCACGCCAGCCTCCTACCTGCTCTATGCGTCGGACGATACCAGGCAAAGCGCCGAGCCGGTCGCCGAAGCCGTGCAGGAGCTTCAGGCCATCGGGACGGATGAAATGGCGCAGAAGCTGCAAGCGATGGCGGAGGAATCGGGTGGCGCGATGCAGGTGCGGCGTCTCTCGTTTGGCGACGATTTCCGCGTGAGCGTTCCGCCCGCCAGTTCGACGGAGCGGCCTGCACTCGTGCTTCGCCAGTTCGAAAGACGCCTCGATACCGACTGGCGGATCGCGAGCTTCACCACCCTCAGCCGCCACAAGCACATGGCCTTCGAGCTGCCAGATCGCGACGAAAACCTGCCGGAACCCGCCACCGCGCCGGTCGCGCTGCCGGAAGCGGATCGCTCCATCTTCGCCTTCCCGAAAGGAGCCGGAGCGGGCATCCTCATGCACTCGATCTTCGAGACGCTCGATTTCGCCACGGTGTCAGATGCTGACATCGACGCGGCGTGCATGACGGCGCTCGACCGCTACGGCTTCGACCAGGAGTGGCAACCGGCACTCGCGAGCATGACGCGGGAGGTGCTCGCGACGCCGCTTTCGTCGCCCGGCGGCCCGTTCACCCTCGGCGGCCTGAAGGCGCGAACATGGTTCACCGAACTTGAATTCTTCTTCCCGCTCAGGCGCATCACCGCCCCGGAGCTTGCCGAAGTGCTTGCGAAACATGGCGTTATCCCGGCGGGCACCGATCCCGCCGCCGCATTGCAGGCGCTCGATTTCGCGCCGGTGAAGGGGCTGCTGATGGGCTTCATGGACATGGTGTTCGAGGCGCAAGGGCGCTTCTGGCTGCTCGACTGGAAGTCCAACCACCTCGGCAATTCGGTCGAAGAGTACCGCCGCGATCGGCTCGGCAAGGCGATGCAGGAGAACCTCTACCGCCTGCAATACCTGCTCTACACGGTCGCGCTCGACCGCTACCTCGCGCTCCGCGTGCCGGGCTACCGCTACGAAACGCACTTCGGCGGCGCGATCTACGTTTTCCTGCGCGGCGTCAGCTCGGAGCGCGGCGAACAGTTCGGCTTCTACCGCGACCTCCCGCCCGCGGAGTTGATTCGCGAACTGAGCGAGTTGCTGGTTGAAACCGGGAAAGGGGAGAGCGAGGGATGA
- a CDS encoding RNA recognition motif domain-containing protein, with the protein MNIYIGNLDYEVTEADLRDAFSEFGDVGKASVIMDKFSGRSKGFGFVEMSNNEEAKQAISSLNESRLGSRNIKVNEAKPREERSSSRY; encoded by the coding sequence ATGAATATTTACATTGGAAATCTGGATTACGAAGTAACTGAAGCTGACCTTCGCGACGCTTTCAGCGAATTTGGCGATGTTGGCAAGGCAAGCGTTATCATGGATAAATTCTCCGGTCGCTCGAAAGGTTTTGGCTTTGTTGAAATGTCAAACAACGAAGAAGCGAAACAGGCGATTTCGTCTCTGAACGAGAGCAGGCTCGGCTCCAGAAACATCAAGGTCAACGAGGCAAAACCCCGCGAAGAGCGTTCTTCGTCAAGGTACTGA
- a CDS encoding DUF2461 domain-containing protein, producing MITRPTLDFLAELKANNNREWFDASRPRYQQAAADFFDTVARFIQVLASYDPDIAKVMPDPKSCIMRIYRDVRFSKDKTPYKTGLFAYVSAGGRKGPLAGYYLHLEPGASFAGGGLYMPEAPVLARTRAAIDSRFDEWSAIVTTPDLLATFPDGVLPSGATKRAPKGFDESNPAIRYLRFKGYCTQRFFSDAEVLSRDFTDRLGECCRAVMPMVAFLNDAINSDMF from the coding sequence ATGATAACCCGGCCAACGCTCGACTTTCTCGCGGAACTCAAAGCCAACAACAATCGCGAGTGGTTCGATGCCAGCCGCCCGCGCTACCAGCAGGCCGCCGCCGATTTCTTCGACACGGTCGCGCGGTTCATTCAGGTGCTGGCGAGTTATGACCCAGACATCGCCAAGGTGATGCCCGATCCGAAATCTTGCATCATGCGCATCTACCGGGACGTGCGCTTCTCCAAAGACAAGACGCCCTACAAAACCGGCCTGTTTGCCTACGTCAGCGCGGGCGGGCGGAAAGGGCCGCTGGCGGGTTATTACCTGCACCTGGAGCCGGGCGCATCGTTCGCTGGCGGCGGGCTGTACATGCCCGAAGCGCCGGTGCTCGCCAGAACCCGCGCGGCTATCGACAGCCGCTTCGACGAATGGAGCGCCATCGTGACCACGCCCGACCTGCTTGCCACTTTTCCGGATGGGGTGCTGCCATCGGGCGCGACCAAACGCGCTCCGAAAGGATTCGACGAGTCGAATCCCGCCATTCGCTATCTGCGCTTCAAAGGCTACTGCACTCAGCGTTTCTTCAGCGACGCGGAAGTGCTCTCACGCGACTTCACGGATCGGCTCGGAGAGTGCTGTCGCGCGGTCATGCCGATGGTCGCTTTTCTGAACGATGCCATCAATTCGGATATGTTCTGA
- the recD gene encoding exodeoxyribonuclease V subunit alpha yields the protein MIDFIERPIDRQAAAFLCRGAKDESGVLRTVVSLLSQAVGQGHVCLDLEEIAGEIVRIGKEEPLRLPDAASLVAALRSLPTLGGPEEHRPLILDDAGRLYLYRYFRYEALLADAIRARAASESSETDESALAGQLDRYFPPTENAEDRQRQSALTALRRRFSVISGGPGTGKTTTVVRILGLMLESPGGERMRIALVAPTGKAAARLASSIASLRETLPCADEVKRAIPGQVTTIHRLLGTLPGSTGFRHNERNPLPFDAVIVDEASMVDLPLMTAFVTALPPHARLILIGDRDQLASVEAGAVLGDICRVAESPGSSIAGCVTVLDRNFRFGDGSGIAALSRAVNAGSDREALRLLVDSGSGTIELEATPTRETLKKRLKAPVLDGFRACLEAETPAEALRLFDRFRILTALREGPWGATGMNHTAETLLHESGLVRRDTQFYRGRPVLVTENDYIHKLFNGDTGIILPDPESGHLRAFFAAPDGTVRAIPPEFLPKHETAFAMTVHKSQGSEFDRVLMVLPPEDSILLTRELIYTGITRARHSVTLWSDEAVFIAAVKRRTERRSGLRERLVLF from the coding sequence ATGATCGACTTCATCGAACGACCGATTGACCGGCAGGCGGCGGCGTTCCTCTGCCGAGGTGCAAAGGATGAATCGGGCGTACTGCGGACGGTCGTTTCGCTGCTCAGTCAGGCGGTTGGGCAGGGGCACGTTTGCCTCGATCTGGAGGAGATCGCCGGAGAAATTGTCCGGATCGGCAAGGAGGAGCCGCTGCGTCTGCCCGACGCTGCCAGCCTCGTCGCCGCGCTCCGGTCGCTGCCGACGCTCGGCGGGCCGGAGGAGCACCGCCCGCTGATTCTCGACGACGCCGGGCGGCTCTACCTTTACCGCTACTTCCGCTACGAGGCGCTGCTTGCCGACGCCATCCGCGCCCGCGCCGCATCGGAGAGCAGCGAGACCGACGAATCTGCGCTTGCCGGGCAGCTCGACCGCTACTTCCCGCCGACCGAAAACGCGGAGGATCGCCAGCGGCAATCCGCGCTGACGGCGCTCCGGCGGCGCTTTTCGGTCATCTCCGGCGGCCCCGGAACCGGCAAAACCACCACCGTCGTGCGCATCCTCGGCCTCATGCTCGAATCGCCCGGCGGAGAGCGGATGCGCATCGCCCTCGTCGCGCCCACCGGCAAGGCCGCCGCGCGCCTCGCTTCGTCCATCGCCTCGCTCCGGGAAACTTTGCCGTGCGCCGACGAGGTGAAGCGCGCGATTCCAGGCCAGGTCACGACGATTCACCGCCTGCTCGGTACGCTGCCCGGCTCGACCGGCTTTCGCCACAACGAGCGCAACCCGCTGCCCTTCGATGCGGTGATCGTCGATGAAGCCTCGATGGTCGATCTGCCGCTCATGACGGCGTTCGTCACGGCGCTCCCGCCGCACGCCCGGCTCATCCTCATCGGCGACCGCGACCAGCTCGCCTCGGTCGAAGCCGGGGCTGTGCTCGGCGACATCTGCCGCGTCGCCGAATCGCCCGGCTCGTCCATCGCCGGATGCGTCACCGTGCTCGACCGCAACTTCCGCTTCGGCGACGGTTCCGGCATCGCCGCCCTCAGCCGCGCCGTGAACGCTGGAAGCGACCGCGAAGCGCTCCGATTGCTCGTCGACTCCGGCAGCGGCACGATTGAGCTCGAAGCGACGCCGACGCGAGAAACGCTGAAAAAGCGCCTCAAGGCTCCGGTGCTCGATGGATTCCGAGCCTGCCTCGAAGCCGAAACACCCGCCGAAGCGCTGCGCCTTTTCGACCGCTTCCGCATCCTCACCGCCCTGCGCGAAGGCCCGTGGGGAGCCACCGGCATGAACCACACCGCCGAAACGCTGCTCCACGAATCCGGACTCGTCCGCCGTGACACGCAGTTCTACCGTGGCCGCCCCGTGCTCGTCACCGAAAACGACTACATACACAAACTTTTCAACGGCGACACCGGCATCATCCTGCCCGACCCCGAATCCGGCCACCTGAGAGCCTTCTTCGCAGCCCCCGACGGCACAGTGAGAGCCATTCCGCCTGAGTTCCTGCCAAAGCACGAAACCGCCTTCGCGATGACGGTGCATAAAAGCCAGGGATCGGAGTTTGACAGGGTTCTGATGGTTTTGCCGCCAGAAGATTCTATTTTGCTAACAAGAGAATTGATTTATACCGGGATCACGAGAGCGCGGCACTCGGTGACGCTGTGGAGCGACGAAGCTGTTTTCATTGCGGCAGTGAAGCGCCGGACGGAGCGGAGAAGCGGGTTGAGAGAGAGGTTGGTTTTATTTTGA